The Mercurialis annua linkage group LG7, ddMerAnnu1.2, whole genome shotgun sequence genome includes the window GCCTATCGCCAACAATCAAATCACACTGTAATTCTCATACAAGAATCGTATCAAATACTTATTCTTAGATTCTCATTGCCATTTTTCATTTGCAAGAAAAAAATAGTTCATTTTCACctaatagtagtaataataataataattgcaatgatactgttttttttattattgaattgaaTTCGATGAAAATGGTGAACTAGATCTTGGATGTTCGAGTCAGTGTTTGGATTATCTGTAAAATGCTTAGATTGGATTCGACTCCGCTTGGTAACAACTCGGTTCGATTTCAACAAATTCGTATGTTTTAATTGAATTTGTTGGTTACTCAATTTAATTGTACCTTTGCTATGAAAGTTGGTTTGAGCTTCATTCTTTACTTGCCGTATTGATTTCTTTTTGCGTAGCTTAGTATCCATAACTTTGTTTcttcatatattaattgtttatattttattttcttttagtttttcATTCTCTAAAGatagattttattaaaaaaatggtcGACGGGTTAGGTTTGTTCGatctttattatatttttgttattttttttcgttCATTTAGCATTTATATAAggcttaattgctttaaaaccacaaattttaaatttagtattaatctttaatttttgtaatatcgGACACCAACTTTTGAATTCTCCCAATTTGGAATATTGAACAGTTTTTTGTTAAAAAGATCAATGATGTGGATGCCGGAACAATGTATACCGGAGTGTTTATATcggtatttttttaaacataaaattactCGGTGTttcgaattgcaaaaaataatagttaatgcATTAAATTTCCAAAACTAAAAGTTTGTGTCAAAATTGGGAAACATGCTAAACTTCGTAATTCTTAAAGCAAATAAGTCTTTGTATGATGCCCTTTTATAGCTTTACTTTTGTGGAATTATTATCTGAACATCCTTTTGATGATGCTATCATGCTACCTATAATTCATTGTTTTTGAAAGTCTCTTGATTTTGATGACTGGATTGGATTGATTACATTTGGTGTGTGGTACAGGGATACCTGGAGATGGAAGGTGTTTGTTCCGGTCCGTAGTTCATGGAGCTTGCCTCAGATCAGGGAAACCATCCCCAACCGAGAGTCTCGAGAAAGAACTTGCAGATGAGCTTAGAGCTAAAGTACTTAATCAATCCATTATTATTGCTTCTGAAGTCGAAATTTGATCATTTATTTTTCCATGTTTCGATTCTGAATGTATAATTTTTCGGATCTATTACGTATGCCATTGCATTGCCTCAAGTAAGTGCCTAGGCTACGAGTTTCGAATTCCTTGAACTATTTTTACGACTAATGATTTCCTCGCTATGCGACAAGGAGggtttttgaattttgattggaTGCGTATGGGGACTAGGTAGGGGGATGATTGAATGTAGATGCATATGTTCCTTGCACGTCTTCATGCTTATATTGTTGGTTTATTTCATAGCCTTTCTCGACTTCCTTGCTGAAAAAGCTTATGGTTCGCCTAGGTAGCGGATGAATTTATTAAGAGACGCAAGGACACTGAATGGTAAGTATGCTCGAAGATTTTTGGTATTCGTTTAGGAGACATCATTGTGGAAGCATCCACTGATATGTTTAAGGATAGCCACCTTTGTAAAACATGAGTAATCAAAGGAAATCAAGGTTTGTGCATTTGGTAGGTTTCTTGAAGACGACTTCGACACGTATGTTGGACGGATGAGACAGCCCCATGTTTGGGGAGGGGAGCCTGAGCTGCTCATGTCCTCGCATGTATTACGGTAAGCTCCCAATGATCTACTCTTTCAAACATTATAGTCTTGTGCAAGTCCTTTCTCTTGTTTTACTAGAACTTTTTCGCTTATCACTACTTTGTTTGTTACAATAATTTCTCATTATTAGATGTTCATTCAATTTCCATTTGTAGGATGCCAATCTCAGTTTACATGCGAGGCGGAAATTCTGGTAGCCTGAAGATCATAGCTGAATATGGTCAAGAGTATGGCAAAGAAAATCCCATATGTGTTCTGTATCATGGTTATGGGCACTATGATGCATTGCAGAGTCAGACTAACAATGGACAATCCAAGCAGTATGATACCTCGTTTTCGCCATTTTTTTTCGAACTTTAGCTTGATCATTAAATTTATCGCGTTACAATACTCTGGGTCCATGAATGCCCTCAAAATTGATGTCTCAGTTGAAtttagggttaaatgcaaattactATATCCATTTCTAATGGACTTCTAATTTGGTTTTGGCGCAGGAGCAAAACAAGATGAAGAAAATTGTTTCATTGTCTAACAATGTTAATATAATCCTCTTCTGATGTATCAATATCTGAttattccttttttttcttctaatgaTTTCATTTCACTACACAACTACTTGTACAAATTCAGATCATCAATACcaatatatataaagaaaaaactGGATCAGTTTGGTTTTCTTCtatttgaattgaatttgtAATAATGTAACTTTTAAACTCGTACTGttcattttatttctatttccaAACCGAGTTGAACAACTGAATCTTTTTTTAACTGCGTCTAACAGAATTTATCAGTTTAGTTCTGTTTTTGCACACCCTTACTTGTAGGGTACTTTTCTTATTAAAGAATAGATGAATCTGCTTCTGTTACACTTGAACCAAAGCCCTCTCCAGCGAAATATCAACTCCGGATTTAACTCTTATAGAATCGAAAAATTTACAGCTCAAAAGTAGGCCACAGAAAAAGTTACACGTTTCTATATACACGTGACAGAGAGAGACAACAGACGAggaaaacaaatgaaaaatgcTATTCGTCATCCTTCCATATTTGCCGGAGTAGTTCATATCTAACAACGTTCCTGCCACCATTACCCTTTGGCGTCCGATAGGACGGCGTTGAAGCAGGAAAAGATCTGGAATTGTCAACAATGATAGAAGCCAAAGGTGAATCCAACTCGTCAAGCTCATCATCGCTGGCGTAAGATTTCTTAAGCAATGATGATCCGCTTCTCTGCAAAGTTTCAGTTCCGACTTCTCCTATGATGTTTATTAGTGAAGCTGTGGAAGGTGGTGAGTATATTGTAGGAGTGGCTATGCATGGGAAGCTTGTGATAGACTCCTTCCCATCTTCAGGTTGGttctaaaattgacaaaaaaataaaattaaccgaaatcttaaaaatacaaaaccGAACTGATCGCATTAGCCAGTTAATTCAGTTAAACcaataaaagtataaatataaccattaaaataaaaagatatactatttcttttttattcgGTTACTGTAACCGAATCAATCTTATTATTGATCGAGCTAACCAAACTAATCGAATTAACCGAAAACctttaaccaaattaaccaaaattgaTTGGTTAATTCGGTATAATTGAATTTTTGCTCACTCCTCTACTTTTTTAAAACATGAGGCATCTTAGTTAGAATTGGACTAACCTCAGAATCTAGGGAGCTGAAAACTGAATCTGGAATAGGGTCTGGGTTGAATTCATCCGGGACGAAATTGCTAAGAACCCTCTTAACAATCTGAGCACCAAAGATAGGACAAACCTGCaagtaaataaattgaaaaaaaaaaacatgtgaAACGTCAAAATTATTGGAAACACAATGAGATAAAGAAAGGAATAGATATATAACACGGAAATCAGAACGCTGAAACGAATTGGAAACGGGAaacgatattataaatataGGATTTTGAAGTTTCGGAAGTGTTTGCAGGACTCAGAAAAGTTTCCGTGCTATACAGAGGAGAAATATATGTATACCGGCATGTGTCTGATTGGAGAGAAGGAAAAGTTCAGATAAGGTGCTAACCTCTATTCTTATTGATCTGTCTGCAAGCATTTCAAACGGAAGCATCATGAGATCACTCAATCCATTGAGAAGATGGAAAATCTTGAATGAAGTCTCAGAGTCTGGTCTGTTGCTGCTTTCAACAAGTTCATCTTTATCATCAATTCCAAATAAATCTGTGAGCCACATGGACCAATTTCCTACCtgttagaaaaaaatatttaggtcAAGAAAAACCAGGAGAGCCATCTGGTCATCATAAAACTACTAAAGCACTCTTTATCATCATAATAATCTATATTGCAAGGaaacaaattgaattttatGTGTCAGCATTTCGTTTTCGTTTTCAGAAACGCTTTtgaatttcaaacaatttatatttacctaatcttataaaaatatagtttcTTATTTAAGAAATTcggtttccgtgcaacatagataATGATTGACGAACACAGTtcacataaaaattaatttatgaaatgCACAAAGCCTGAGAGAATGTTTATGATACTCACAGCATTTTTCAGCTGTGCGCCGGCACCAAAGCTTGATTTTCCAGCTGGTATTGGAAGGACCTTCGGATCACTAATGGGATCAGAGACGGGATCGGTTGGCATCTCTTCAGCTGATTCACGAAGAATGGCATTGAACATAGCCACATCCAATCTGTGCACCAATTGCTCCATTACCTGAAAACAGATTTGAAAGTGTCATGTCTCTATTAGAATATTTTCTAAATGCATTACAGGGTGAAACATGACCATCAGTCCAGCAAGAGCGACTGATAATAAGCTAAACGAATGCAAAAGAAAATCGACAAGTTCAACAACGGTTTCCCACTGGATGGCAATAAAATAACTATATAATGCTTTGGAAGAAGCTTGCATTACTTaaaacataccaatctagctaGCAGAGGCAAACAACCGCATTCATGCCCCCCAGATCGAATTGGGCAGAGACGCTCACATGCATCCCTGAAGGCTTTCTTCCATAGATCAATAGCAAAATTTCCCTGATCTTGGTCACCCAATCCGTACCTTCTTGCATGACTTTTCTTTGTCTCTGAGCCCTTCACTGCTGTGGACTGCATATGTGGAATCAGGGTCTACAATGCACAAAGCAAAAACCACCACGGGCATATTCAaattaatgttaaaattttCAGAAACAGGATCATT containing:
- the LOC126657773 gene encoding OVARIAN TUMOR DOMAIN-containing deubiquitinating enzyme 4-like isoform X3; translation: MVDGLGIPGDGRCLFRSVVHGACLRSGKPSPTESLEKELADELRAKVADEFIKRRKDTEWFLEDDFDTYVGRMRQPHVWGGEPELLMSSHVLRMPISVYMRGGNSGSLKIIAEYGQEYGKENPICVLYHGYGHYDALQSQTNNGQSKQSKTR
- the LOC126657773 gene encoding OVARIAN TUMOR DOMAIN-containing deubiquitinating enzyme 4-like isoform X2, with the translated sequence MLRLDSTPLGIPGDGRCLFRSVVHGACLRSGKPSPTESLEKELADELRAKVADEFIKRRKDTEWFLEDDFDTYVGRMRQPHVWGGEPELLMSSHVLRMPISVYMRGGNSGSLKIIAEYGQEYGKENPICVLYHGYGHYDALQSQTNNGQSKQSKTR
- the LOC126657773 gene encoding OVARIAN TUMOR DOMAIN-containing deubiquitinating enzyme 4-like isoform X1, coding for MLRLDSTPLGNNSVRFQQIRIPGDGRCLFRSVVHGACLRSGKPSPTESLEKELADELRAKVADEFIKRRKDTEWFLEDDFDTYVGRMRQPHVWGGEPELLMSSHVLRMPISVYMRGGNSGSLKIIAEYGQEYGKENPICVLYHGYGHYDALQSQTNNGQSKQSKTR